A single Paenibacillus sp. FSL R5-0517 DNA region contains:
- the yqeK gene encoding bis(5'-nucleosyl)-tetraphosphatase (symmetrical) YqeK, giving the protein MALSRDELIQAVSGQMPEKRWKHTLGVMESSVMLAEKYGADPVKADLAAILHDVAKYWPVAEMEAVIRDNGLNQELLQHDKQLWHSEVGAFVAERDYGVEDSEVINAIRWHTSGRVGMSLLDKVVCLADYIEPGRDFPGVDHIREQAEHSLEEGLIAGFDSTISLLISQRRVIYPLTVLSRNDLITQL; this is encoded by the coding sequence ATGGCACTAAGCCGTGATGAACTTATTCAAGCCGTATCCGGACAAATGCCGGAGAAACGCTGGAAGCATACACTGGGTGTAATGGAATCGTCAGTGATGTTGGCTGAAAAATACGGTGCTGATCCTGTGAAAGCGGATCTGGCAGCGATATTGCATGATGTGGCGAAGTACTGGCCCGTAGCGGAGATGGAAGCGGTCATCCGTGATAACGGATTAAACCAGGAACTTCTGCAGCATGACAAACAGCTCTGGCATTCCGAAGTCGGTGCTTTTGTAGCCGAGCGTGATTACGGTGTAGAGGATTCCGAAGTTATTAATGCCATCCGGTGGCATACCTCGGGTCGGGTAGGCATGAGCCTGTTGGACAAAGTGGTATGTCTTGCCGATTATATTGAACCGGGACGAGATTTCCCTGGAGTGGATCACATTCGCGAACAGGCTGAACATAGTCTGGAGGAAGGATTAATTGCCGGATTCGATTCGACGATCAGCTTGCTGATTTCGCAGCGCCGTGTTATTTATCCGTTAACCGTGTTGTCACGCAATGACTTGATTACTCAATTATAG
- a CDS encoding nicotinate-nucleotide adenylyltransferase, with the protein MKIGIMGGTFDPIHMGHLLAAEAARDSHALDEIWFMPSHVPPHKRGAGASGQQRLDMTEAAVRGVEQYEVLDIEMELGGVSYTIDTMKELWRRHPEHEFYFIIGADMVNYLSKWEQIEELAERLTFIGVGRPGFQLHLDDLPDELQDRVLLAEMPLVDISSTAVRRRLAKGHSVRFMIPDEVHQYIVRSGLYGTKP; encoded by the coding sequence GTGAAGATCGGTATCATGGGTGGTACGTTTGATCCGATCCACATGGGACACCTCCTGGCAGCTGAAGCGGCAAGGGATTCGCATGCACTGGATGAGATCTGGTTCATGCCTTCCCATGTTCCACCTCACAAACGTGGCGCCGGAGCTTCGGGACAGCAACGTCTCGATATGACGGAAGCCGCTGTGAGGGGTGTTGAGCAATATGAGGTGCTGGATATCGAGATGGAACTTGGCGGAGTGTCTTATACAATCGATACGATGAAGGAACTGTGGCGTCGCCATCCTGAACATGAATTCTATTTCATTATCGGGGCGGATATGGTGAACTATCTTTCCAAATGGGAGCAGATTGAAGAACTTGCAGAACGCCTAACCTTTATCGGGGTTGGTCGACCAGGCTTCCAGTTACATCTGGATGATCTTCCAGACGAGCTACAGGATCGGGTCCTACTGGCCGAGATGCCTTTGGTGGATATTTCATCGACAGCCGTACGCAGACGGCTTGCCAAAGGACATTCGGTACGCTTCATGATTCCTGATGAAGTGCACCAATACATTGTAAGGAGCGGTTTATATGGCACTAAGCCGTGA
- the yqeH gene encoding ribosome biogenesis GTPase YqeH yields the protein MTEPHNGNLAVRCSGCGVHLQTENSELPGFIPEKALDREPVICQRCFRIKNYNESSSVTVDQDEFLALLSKIGDKDALVIHIVDLFDFDGSIISGLQRFVGNNPVLLAVNKTDLLPKVTNWNKVRNWVQKQAKEQGLRTVDVVLCSAKQNQGFDRLLELVGTYREDRDVYVVGGTNVGKSTLINRLIRDYSDLEQELTTSRYPGTTLDMVNIPLDDGKYIIDTPGIVYPWRFSEIVSRKDLAAIMPEKPLKPAVYQLNSGQTLFFGGMARFDFVEGDRQSFTCFISTALDIHRTKLERADDLYRDHLGELLSPPTRENAAEMAEWTRHEFRIKRGSQSDVFISGLGWIKVNGDIGALVAVHAPKGIRVQIRPSLI from the coding sequence ATGACAGAACCGCATAACGGCAATCTTGCCGTAAGGTGCAGCGGATGCGGCGTGCATCTGCAAACAGAAAATTCGGAATTACCAGGGTTCATCCCCGAGAAGGCACTAGATCGTGAACCGGTTATATGCCAGCGTTGTTTCCGCATCAAAAATTACAATGAGTCATCATCCGTTACAGTGGATCAGGACGAATTCCTGGCGCTGCTTAGCAAAATCGGGGATAAGGATGCACTTGTCATCCATATCGTTGATTTGTTTGACTTTGATGGCAGTATTATCTCTGGTCTGCAACGTTTTGTAGGCAACAATCCGGTGTTGCTTGCTGTGAACAAAACGGACTTGCTTCCAAAAGTAACCAACTGGAACAAGGTTCGCAACTGGGTGCAGAAGCAAGCCAAAGAACAAGGTCTGCGCACCGTGGATGTCGTCTTGTGCAGTGCGAAGCAAAATCAGGGCTTCGACCGACTGCTTGAGCTTGTGGGAACGTATCGCGAAGATCGTGACGTGTACGTGGTTGGCGGTACCAATGTGGGTAAATCCACATTGATTAACCGTCTGATCCGTGATTACAGTGATCTGGAGCAGGAACTGACCACATCCCGTTATCCGGGAACAACGCTGGATATGGTGAACATTCCGCTGGATGATGGGAAATATATTATAGATACGCCCGGAATCGTATATCCATGGCGTTTCAGCGAGATTGTTTCACGTAAAGATCTCGCTGCCATCATGCCGGAAAAACCGCTTAAACCGGCTGTCTATCAGTTGAATTCCGGTCAGACGCTGTTCTTCGGCGGCATGGCTCGATTTGACTTTGTGGAAGGTGATCGTCAGTCGTTCACGTGTTTTATCAGCACTGCGCTTGATATTCACCGGACGAAGCTGGAGCGTGCAGACGACCTGTACCGCGATCACCTGGGAGAATTGTTATCTCCGCCAACCCGTGAGAATGCAGCTGAGATGGCTGAATGGACCCGACATGAATTCCGCATCAAACGCGGCAGTCAATCGGATGTATTCATCTCTGGTCTGGGCTGGATTAAGGTCAATGGTGATATTGGAGCGCTGGTTGCTGTTCATGCTCCAAAAGGCATTCGTGTACAGATCCGTCCATCATTGATCTAA
- the aroE gene encoding shikimate dehydrogenase, protein MSEQKKFNTSLPVLLGVMGDPIAHSKSPAMHNAALLAAGVNGMYMPLHVHPDQLEAAVRGIVALGYRGVNVTIPHKEQVMQYLDVIDESARLIGAVNTIVNEGGTLTGYNTDGIGYVRSLKEEAVPELAGKRIAVLGAGGAARGVIYALALEKPEHIHILNRTADRAIALASDLRGHGLGEISGSGMEEVANVLATADIVINTTSAGMHPHVDDVPVDPSLIREGAAVSDLIYNPLETRLLRESRMRGCTVHGGLGMFVYQGAVAFEHWLGIPAPVETMRRAVLNSFEV, encoded by the coding sequence ATGTCTGAGCAGAAAAAGTTCAACACTTCACTTCCCGTATTGCTTGGTGTCATGGGTGATCCTATTGCTCACTCCAAGTCTCCGGCAATGCACAATGCAGCTCTACTGGCTGCAGGAGTGAATGGAATGTATATGCCACTGCATGTTCATCCGGATCAACTGGAAGCCGCAGTTCGGGGTATTGTGGCATTGGGCTATCGTGGTGTCAATGTCACGATCCCGCACAAAGAGCAGGTCATGCAGTATCTGGATGTGATCGATGAAAGTGCTCGCCTGATTGGTGCGGTGAATACCATCGTCAATGAAGGTGGAACACTGACAGGGTATAATACGGATGGTATTGGCTATGTCCGATCTTTGAAGGAAGAGGCTGTACCTGAGCTTGCGGGCAAACGTATTGCGGTACTTGGAGCAGGTGGAGCAGCGCGGGGCGTCATATACGCCCTTGCACTGGAAAAGCCTGAGCATATCCATATTCTGAACCGTACAGCGGACAGGGCTATTGCACTTGCTTCGGATTTACGGGGCCATGGTCTGGGAGAAATCTCGGGCAGTGGCATGGAAGAAGTTGCGAATGTACTGGCTACGGCTGATATCGTGATTAACACAACGTCTGCCGGAATGCATCCGCATGTTGATGACGTACCGGTTGACCCTTCATTGATTCGTGAAGGAGCAGCGGTAAGTGATCTGATCTACAATCCGTTGGAGACCCGTCTCCTTCGGGAGTCACGGATGCGTGGATGTACGGTGCACGGTGGTCTGGGTATGTTTGTATACCAGGGCGCAGTGGCCTTTGAACATTGGCTCGGCATTCCGGCTCCTGTGGAGACGATGAGACGAGCGGTGTTAAACAGTTTTGAAGTGTGA
- the yhbY gene encoding ribosome assembly RNA-binding protein YhbY: MLNGKQKRFLRSQAHHLTPVFQIGKGGTNEHLFRHIEDAIEKRELMKVQVLNNNDEDRKEMAEEVARETGSELVQVIGNTIILYKESRDNKQIELPR; this comes from the coding sequence ATGTTAAACGGTAAACAAAAGCGCTTTTTGCGGTCACAGGCACATCATCTGACCCCTGTATTTCAGATTGGTAAAGGTGGAACGAATGAACACCTGTTCCGTCACATCGAAGATGCGATTGAGAAGCGCGAATTGATGAAAGTGCAAGTGCTCAACAACAATGATGAGGACAGAAAAGAGATGGCTGAAGAAGTTGCCCGTGAAACGGGAAGTGAGCTTGTACAAGTCATCGGCAACACAATCATCCTGTACAAAGAATCGCGCGATAACAAACAAATCGAACTACCTAGATAA